The Rhodobacter sp. CZR27 genome includes a window with the following:
- a CDS encoding DUF192 domain-containing protein, whose protein sequence is MLALLPAMASADCRADAVEVRTPGGTAVRFSVELADTPAERARGLMFRESLPRSAGMLFLFDAPQVASFWMRNTLIPLDMIFASPDGTVKSVHANAVPRDLTPIRGGEGIQSVLEINGGLAGRLGIVPGSVLRHPALDPSTAAWPCD, encoded by the coding sequence GTGCTGGCCCTTCTGCCCGCGATGGCCTCGGCGGACTGCCGGGCCGACGCGGTCGAGGTCAGGACGCCGGGCGGCACGGCAGTGCGCTTCAGCGTGGAACTGGCCGACACACCCGCCGAACGCGCCAGGGGGCTGATGTTCCGCGAAAGTCTGCCGCGCTCGGCGGGAATGCTCTTCCTGTTCGACGCGCCCCAGGTGGCCAGCTTCTGGATGCGCAACACGCTGATCCCGCTCGACATGATCTTCGCGAGCCCCGATGGCACGGTGAAGTCGGTGCATGCGAACGCCGTCCCCCGTGACCTGACGCCGATCCGGGGCGGCGAGGGCATCCAGAGCGTGCTCGAGATCAACGGCGGGCTGGCCGGTCGGCTCGGGATCGTGCCGGGCAGCGTGTTGCGGCATCCGGCACTGGACCCATCCACCGCGGCCTGGCCCTGCGACTGA
- the fabI gene encoding enoyl-ACP reductase FabI, whose translation MANGLLAGKRGLIMGLANDKSIAWGIAKCCADHGATLAFSYQGEALKKRVEPLAASIGATEMVECDVADEGSLDRLFDRLKEVWGTLDFVVHAIGFSDKTELRGRYVDTSAANFRMTMDISVYSFTAVCQRAAAMMPEGGSLLTLSYYGAEKVMPHYNVMGLAKAALETSVQYIAEDLGKDGIRVNAISAGPIKTLAASGIGDFRYIMKWNELNSPLRRNVTQEEVGKAALYLLSDLGSGTTGEVLHVDAGYHVVGMKAVDAPDIDAVTGRKDG comes from the coding sequence ATGGCGAACGGACTGCTGGCAGGCAAGCGCGGCCTCATCATGGGACTCGCGAATGACAAGTCCATCGCCTGGGGCATCGCGAAATGCTGCGCCGACCACGGCGCGACGCTGGCCTTCTCCTACCAGGGCGAGGCGCTGAAGAAGCGGGTCGAACCGCTCGCGGCCTCGATCGGGGCGACCGAGATGGTGGAGTGCGACGTCGCCGACGAAGGCTCGCTCGACCGGCTGTTCGACCGGCTGAAGGAGGTCTGGGGCACGCTGGACTTCGTGGTCCATGCCATCGGCTTCTCGGACAAGACCGAGCTGCGCGGCCGCTACGTCGACACCTCGGCTGCGAACTTCCGCATGACGATGGACATCTCGGTCTATTCCTTCACCGCGGTCTGCCAGCGCGCCGCGGCCATGATGCCGGAGGGCGGCAGCCTGCTCACGCTGTCCTACTACGGCGCCGAGAAGGTGATGCCGCACTACAACGTCATGGGCCTCGCCAAGGCGGCGCTGGAAACCTCGGTCCAGTATATCGCCGAGGACCTGGGCAAGGACGGCATCCGCGTGAACGCGATCTCGGCCGGTCCGATCAAGACGCTGGCGGCCTCGGGCATCGGCGATTTCCGCTACATCATGAAGTGGAACGAGCTGAACTCGCCGCTGCGCCGGAACGTGACGCAGGAGGAGGTGGGCAAGGCCGCGCTCTACCTGCTGTCGGATCTGGGCTCGGGCACCACCGGCGAGGTGCTGCATGTCGATGCCGGCTATCACGTCGTGGGCATGAAGGCGGTGGACGCGCCCGACATCGACGCCGTGACCGGCCGCAAGGACGGCTGA
- the tdh gene encoding L-threonine 3-dehydrogenase — protein sequence MRALVKSKPEPGLWMEERPTPEIGHDEVLIRVRKTGICGTDVHIWNWDEWAARTVPVPLVTGHEFAGEIVEVGRDVDDLKVGQRCSGEGHLIGHHSRQVRAGRFHLDPETRGIGVNVPGAFADYLRLPAFNVVPLPDSIDDEIGAILDPLGNAVHTALSFDLVGEDVLITGAGPIGIMAAAVARHVGARHVVITDVNPARLRLAAEVADVVPVNVAQDDLREVMQGLKIVQGFDVGMEMSGAPAGFDQMVEAMVMGGRIAMLGIPPGRSPVDWSRIVFKALTIKGVYGREIFETWYKMIAMLENGLDIRKVITHRFPVERFAEGFAAMREGSSGKVVLDWG from the coding sequence ATGCGTGCGCTGGTGAAGTCGAAGCCCGAGCCGGGCCTGTGGATGGAGGAGCGCCCGACGCCCGAGATCGGTCACGACGAGGTGCTGATCCGGGTCCGCAAGACCGGGATCTGCGGCACGGACGTCCACATCTGGAACTGGGACGAATGGGCGGCGCGGACGGTGCCGGTGCCACTGGTGACGGGGCACGAATTCGCGGGCGAGATCGTCGAGGTCGGCCGCGACGTGGACGACCTGAAGGTCGGGCAGCGCTGCTCGGGCGAGGGGCACCTGATCGGCCACCACTCGCGTCAGGTCCGGGCGGGGCGCTTCCATCTAGATCCCGAGACGCGGGGGATAGGGGTGAATGTGCCCGGCGCCTTCGCCGACTACCTGCGGCTGCCCGCCTTCAACGTGGTGCCGCTGCCCGACAGCATCGATGACGAGATCGGCGCCATCCTCGATCCGCTCGGCAATGCCGTGCACACCGCGCTCAGCTTCGATCTGGTGGGCGAGGATGTGCTGATCACGGGCGCGGGCCCCATCGGCATCATGGCGGCGGCGGTCGCGCGTCATGTGGGGGCGCGACATGTGGTGATCACCGACGTGAACCCCGCGCGGCTGCGGCTGGCGGCCGAGGTGGCGGACGTGGTGCCGGTGAACGTGGCGCAGGACGACCTGCGCGAGGTCATGCAGGGGCTGAAGATCGTGCAGGGCTTCGACGTCGGCATGGAGATGTCGGGGGCGCCCGCCGGCTTCGACCAGATGGTCGAGGCCATGGTGATGGGCGGCCGGATCGCCATGCTCGGCATCCCGCCCGGCCGCAGCCCGGTGGACTGGAGCCGCATCGTCTTCAAGGCGCTGACCATCAAGGGCGTCTATGGCCGCGAGATCTTCGAGACCTGGTACAAGATGATCGCAATGCTGGAAAACGGCCTCGACATCCGCAAGGTGATCACCCACCGCTTCCCGGTCGAGCGCTTCGCCGAAGGCTTCGCCGCGATGCGCGAGGGGTCGAGCGGCAAGGTCGTCCTCGACTGGGGCTGA
- the rimO gene encoding 30S ribosomal protein S12 methylthiotransferase RimO — MSQNPPNLRPDLAPRLVIDSPRREGQPTIGMVSLGCPKALVDSERILTRLRAEGYAISPDYSGADAVIVNTCGFLDSAKAESLDAIGEALRENGRVIVTGCLGVEPDYITGAHPKVLAVTGPHQYEQVLDAVHAAVPPSPDPFVDLLPATGVRLTPRHFSYLKISEGCNHACRFCIIPDMRGKLVSRPERAVLREAEKLVEAGVRELLVISQDTSAYGTDWKGETRFPILPLARELGQLGAWVRMHYVYPYPHVRELIPLMAEGLILPYLDIPFQHAHPDVLKRMARPAAAARTLDEIAAWRRDCPDITLRSTFIVGYPGETEAEFQTLLDWLDEAQLDRVGCFQYENVAGARSNALPDHLPDEVKQDRWDRFMQKAQAISEAKLAAKVGHRLEVIVDEVDAEGATCRTKADAPEIDGNLFIDNGFEGLAPGDILTVEVEEAGEYDLWGRPV, encoded by the coding sequence ATGTCGCAGAACCCGCCCAACCTCCGCCCCGACCTCGCGCCCCGCCTGGTGATCGACAGCCCGCGCCGCGAGGGTCAGCCGACCATCGGCATGGTCTCGCTCGGCTGCCCCAAGGCGCTGGTGGACAGCGAGCGCATCCTGACCCGGCTCCGCGCCGAGGGCTATGCGATCTCGCCGGACTATTCCGGCGCGGATGCGGTGATCGTGAACACCTGCGGGTTCCTCGACAGCGCGAAGGCCGAAAGCCTCGACGCGATCGGCGAGGCTTTGCGCGAGAACGGTCGCGTGATCGTGACCGGCTGCCTCGGGGTCGAGCCCGACTATATCACAGGGGCGCATCCGAAGGTGCTGGCTGTGACCGGCCCGCATCAGTACGAGCAGGTTCTGGACGCGGTGCACGCGGCGGTGCCGCCCTCGCCCGATCCGTTCGTGGACCTGCTGCCGGCCACCGGCGTTCGCCTCACGCCGCGCCATTTCAGCTATCTCAAGATCTCCGAGGGCTGCAACCACGCCTGCCGGTTCTGCATCATCCCCGACATGCGCGGAAAGCTTGTCAGCCGCCCGGAACGCGCGGTCCTGCGCGAGGCCGAGAAGCTGGTCGAGGCCGGGGTGCGCGAGCTTCTGGTCATCAGCCAGGACACCAGCGCCTATGGCACCGACTGGAAGGGCGAGACGCGGTTTCCGATCCTGCCTCTGGCGCGCGAACTGGGGCAGCTCGGCGCCTGGGTCCGGATGCACTATGTCTATCCCTACCCCCATGTGCGCGAGCTGATCCCGCTGATGGCCGAGGGGCTGATCCTGCCCTACCTCGACATCCCGTTCCAGCACGCCCACCCGGACGTGCTGAAACGCATGGCGCGCCCGGCCGCGGCAGCCCGCACGCTGGACGAGATCGCCGCGTGGCGGCGCGACTGCCCCGACATCACGCTGCGCTCGACTTTCATCGTAGGCTATCCCGGCGAGACCGAGGCCGAGTTCCAGACCCTGCTCGACTGGCTCGACGAGGCGCAGCTCGACCGCGTGGGTTGCTTCCAGTATGAGAATGTCGCGGGTGCGCGCTCCAACGCGCTGCCCGACCACCTGCCCGACGAGGTGAAGCAGGACCGTTGGGACCGCTTCATGCAGAAGGCGCAGGCGATTTCCGAGGCGAAGCTGGCGGCCAAGGTGGGCCACCGGCTCGAGGTCATCGTGGACGAGGTGGACGCCGAGGGCGCCACCTGCCGCACGAAGGCGGACGCCCCCGAGATCGACGGCAACCTGTTCATCGACAACGGTTTCGAAGGCCTCGCCCCCGGTGACATCCTGACGGTCGAGGTCGAGGAAGCGGGCGAATACGACCTGTGGGGCAGGCCCGTCTGA
- a CDS encoding aminotransferase: MTLPLNPAMAATFPPPVMEARRWIEGVTFPHDRPLINVSQAAPVDPPPRALREALAEAALNDPQAHRYGAVLGLPALREEIAGQWSQAYAGRIEPSQVAITQGCNQAFCAIMATIAGPGDEVILPTPWYFNHKMWLDMQGVAAVPLPTGPMLIPDAERAAALVTPRTRAIVLVTPNNPGGVEYPAATLAAFRDLCRERGLALIVDETYRDFDSRSGAPHELFADPEWSEVLVHLYSFSKAYRLTGHRVGAIVAAAPRLAEVEKFLDTVAICPSQLGQIGALWGMRNLAQWVAGERAEVLARRTAVTGGFSALQGWQLLGCGAYFAYVEHPFATPSDALAKRLVHEAGVLMLPGTMFQPEGSEEGRRQLRIAFANIDTAGIAELFARLAALAR, translated from the coding sequence ATGACCCTGCCGCTGAACCCCGCGATGGCCGCCACCTTCCCGCCCCCCGTGATGGAGGCGCGGCGCTGGATCGAGGGCGTGACCTTCCCGCACGACCGCCCGCTGATCAACGTGAGCCAGGCCGCGCCGGTCGATCCGCCGCCGCGGGCCCTGCGCGAGGCGCTGGCCGAGGCCGCGCTGAACGATCCGCAGGCGCATCGCTACGGGGCGGTGCTGGGGCTGCCCGCGCTGCGCGAGGAGATTGCGGGGCAATGGTCGCAGGCCTATGCCGGCAGGATCGAGCCGTCGCAGGTCGCCATCACCCAGGGCTGCAACCAGGCGTTCTGCGCGATCATGGCGACCATCGCCGGACCGGGCGACGAGGTGATCCTGCCCACGCCGTGGTATTTCAACCACAAGATGTGGCTCGACATGCAAGGGGTGGCCGCCGTTCCGCTGCCGACGGGTCCGATGCTCATCCCGGACGCCGAACGCGCCGCGGCTCTCGTGACGCCGCGCACCCGCGCCATCGTCCTCGTGACGCCGAACAACCCTGGGGGCGTCGAATATCCGGCGGCGACGCTGGCAGCGTTCCGCGACCTCTGCCGCGAGCGCGGCCTCGCGCTGATCGTGGACGAGACCTACCGCGACTTCGACAGCCGCAGCGGCGCACCGCACGAGCTGTTCGCCGACCCGGAGTGGAGCGAGGTGCTCGTGCATCTCTACTCCTTCTCCAAGGCCTATCGGCTGACCGGACACCGCGTCGGCGCCATCGTCGCAGCAGCGCCACGGCTGGCGGAGGTCGAGAAGTTCCTCGACACGGTGGCGATCTGCCCGAGCCAGCTTGGCCAGATCGGCGCGCTCTGGGGCATGCGGAACCTTGCGCAATGGGTGGCGGGCGAACGGGCCGAGGTCCTGGCGCGGCGCACCGCGGTGACGGGCGGCTTCTCGGCGCTGCAGGGCTGGCAGCTGCTCGGCTGCGGCGCCTATTTCGCTTATGTGGAGCATCCCTTTGCGACCCCCTCCGACGCGCTTGCGAAACGTCTGGTGCATGAGGCGGGCGTGCTGATGCTGCCGGGCACGATGTTCCAGCCCGAAGGCTCCGAGGAGGGCCGGCGCCAGCTGCGCATCGCCTTCGCCAACATCGACACCGCCGGCATCGCGGAGCTCTTCGCCCGTCTGGCCGCGCTGGCGCGCTGA
- a CDS encoding glycine C-acetyltransferase produces the protein MTGRADFLGHLKEVLAGIEAEGLTKRERPILSPQGARVRVAGRELVNLCANNYLGLADHPALIAAAKRGMDEHGYGMASVRFICGTQDIHRELEARLARFLDMDDAILFAACFDANGGLFEPLLGPEDAVVSDALNHASIIDGIRLCKARRYRYANSDMADLEAQLRQARDDGARHILIATDGVFSMDGYLAKLPEIVDLAQRFGAMVMVDDCHATGFMGPQGRGTPAHHGVRVDILTGTLGKALGGAIGGYVAGPQPVIDLLRQRARPYLFSNALPPAVVVAGIAALDLVEAADNLRARLFDNASFWRAGLTEAGFRLLPGEHPIIPVMLGEAQLAQDMAAALYDRGVYVSGFFFPVVPKGQARIRTQMNAALTREDLEFALAAFREAGTAVGVI, from the coding sequence ATGACGGGACGAGCGGACTTCCTCGGACATCTGAAGGAGGTGCTGGCCGGCATCGAGGCCGAGGGGCTGACGAAGCGGGAGCGGCCGATCCTGTCGCCACAGGGGGCGCGGGTGCGGGTCGCGGGTCGCGAACTCGTCAACCTATGCGCCAACAACTACCTCGGGCTCGCCGACCATCCCGCGCTGATCGCGGCCGCGAAGCGGGGCATGGACGAGCACGGCTACGGCATGGCCTCGGTGCGCTTCATCTGCGGCACGCAGGACATCCATCGCGAGCTGGAGGCGCGCCTTGCGCGGTTCCTGGACATGGACGACGCGATCCTTTTCGCCGCCTGCTTCGACGCGAACGGCGGCCTCTTCGAGCCGCTGCTCGGCCCCGAGGATGCGGTGGTGTCGGACGCGCTGAACCATGCGAGCATTATCGACGGCATCAGGCTCTGCAAGGCGCGGCGCTACCGCTACGCCAACTCCGACATGGCCGATCTCGAGGCGCAACTGCGGCAGGCGCGCGACGACGGGGCGCGGCACATCCTGATCGCCACCGATGGCGTGTTCTCGATGGACGGCTATCTGGCGAAGCTGCCCGAGATCGTGGATCTGGCCCAGCGGTTCGGCGCGATGGTGATGGTTGACGACTGCCATGCCACCGGCTTCATGGGGCCACAGGGCCGCGGCACGCCCGCCCACCACGGGGTGCGCGTCGATATCCTGACCGGGACGCTCGGCAAGGCGCTTGGCGGCGCGATCGGCGGCTATGTGGCGGGGCCGCAGCCGGTGATCGACCTGCTCCGGCAGCGGGCGCGACCCTACCTCTTCTCGAACGCGCTGCCGCCCGCCGTGGTGGTGGCGGGCATCGCCGCGCTCGATCTGGTCGAGGCGGCGGACAATCTGCGCGCGCGGCTCTTCGACAATGCTTCCTTCTGGCGGGCGGGCCTGACCGAGGCAGGCTTCCGCCTTCTGCCGGGCGAGCATCCGATCATCCCGGTGATGCTGGGCGAGGCGCAACTGGCGCAGGACATGGCGGCGGCGCTTTACGACCGCGGGGTCTATGTCTCGGGCTTCTTCTTCCCCGTGGTTCCGAAGGGGCAGGCGAGGATCCGCACGCAGATGAACGCGGCGCTGACGCGCGAGGATCTGGAATTCGCGCTCGCGGCGTTCCGCGAGGCGGGCACGGCGGTGGGGGTGATCTAA
- a CDS encoding LysE family translocator, which yields MSPGPATLMTARVGMTEGLRAGVPLSVGIAAGALTWAAAALSGLALLFELAPALLATLKIVGALYLIWVAIHMWRDADRPFDLGTGPQAPRSAASAFLRGLLVQYANPKAALFFSAVFVGTIPPEAPGWAVALMLVAIFVNELAWNLIVARVFSFERARSGYISLKSVIDRSFGGLLGALGLKLAAF from the coding sequence ATGAGCCCCGGCCCCGCGACGCTCATGACCGCGCGCGTGGGCATGACCGAGGGGCTGCGGGCCGGAGTGCCCCTGTCGGTCGGGATCGCCGCAGGCGCGCTCACCTGGGCGGCAGCGGCCCTCTCGGGGCTGGCGCTCCTGTTCGAACTGGCCCCGGCGCTTCTCGCGACGCTCAAGATCGTCGGCGCGCTCTACCTGATCTGGGTGGCGATCCACATGTGGCGCGATGCGGACCGGCCGTTCGACCTCGGGACCGGGCCGCAGGCGCCGCGCAGCGCGGCCTCTGCCTTCCTGCGCGGCCTGCTGGTGCAATACGCCAATCCCAAGGCCGCCCTCTTCTTCTCGGCGGTCTTCGTCGGTACCATCCCGCCCGAAGCGCCGGGCTGGGCCGTCGCGCTGATGCTTGTCGCGATCTTCGTCAACGAGCTGGCCTGGAACCTGATCGTCGCCCGCGTTTTCTCCTTTGAGCGGGCGCGCAGCGGATATATCAGCCTCAAATCCGTCATCGACCGCAGCTTCGGCGGGCTGCTGGGTGCCTTGGGGCTGAAGCTCGCCGCGTTCTAG
- a CDS encoding YdiU family protein, which produces MTFIFDNSYARDLPGFYVDWRASAAPAPRLLRLNRGLAEELGLDPDLLAREGAGIFSGNALPEGAHPLAQAYAGHQFGGFSPQLGDGRALLIGEVTDRNGRRRDIQLKGSGRTPFSRGADGKAALGPVLREYLIGEAMHALGIPTTRALAAVTTGETILRQEGELPGAVLTRVAASHIRVGTFQFFAARGDEAKVRQLTAYAIARHYPELAAAPEQPLAFFEAVVEAQAALVARWMLVGFIHGVMNTDNMAISGETIDYGPCAFMEAYDPATVYSSIDLQGRYAYGNQPLVLGWNLARLAEALLPLLDPDPQRAVTKATEVLETVGARYRRHWLAGMRAKLGLAGEEPGDGTLAEDLLAAMQAQGADWTLTFRRLSDAVADAGMLRPLFRDASALDAWLPRWRARLAPDAAERMAAANPLYIPRNHKVEQALAAALAGDMGPFDTLLEVLADPFTERPGLEAHALPAPADFGSRYRTFCGT; this is translated from the coding sequence ATGACCTTCATCTTCGACAACAGCTATGCGCGGGACCTTCCGGGCTTCTACGTGGACTGGCGCGCCTCGGCAGCGCCGGCGCCGCGCCTGTTGCGCCTGAACCGCGGGCTGGCGGAGGAGCTTGGCCTTGATCCCGATCTGTTGGCCCGCGAGGGCGCAGGGATCTTTTCCGGCAACGCCCTGCCCGAGGGGGCGCATCCGCTGGCGCAGGCCTATGCCGGGCACCAGTTCGGCGGCTTCTCTCCGCAACTGGGCGACGGGCGGGCGCTGCTGATCGGCGAGGTGACCGACCGGAACGGGCGGCGGCGCGACATCCAGCTGAAGGGGTCGGGCCGGACGCCGTTCTCGCGCGGGGCTGACGGCAAGGCGGCACTGGGCCCGGTGCTGCGGGAATATCTGATTGGCGAGGCGATGCACGCGCTGGGCATCCCGACCACCCGGGCGCTGGCCGCGGTGACCACGGGCGAGACCATCCTGCGGCAGGAGGGGGAGCTGCCCGGCGCGGTCCTGACGCGCGTGGCCGCCAGCCACATCCGCGTGGGCACGTTTCAGTTCTTCGCCGCCCGCGGCGACGAGGCCAAGGTCCGCCAGCTGACCGCCTATGCCATCGCGCGGCATTATCCCGAACTGGCCGCGGCGCCCGAGCAGCCGCTCGCCTTCTTCGAAGCGGTGGTCGAGGCGCAGGCGGCACTGGTTGCGCGCTGGATGCTGGTGGGCTTCATCCACGGCGTGATGAACACCGACAACATGGCGATCTCGGGCGAGACCATCGACTATGGCCCCTGCGCCTTCATGGAGGCCTATGACCCCGCCACGGTCTATTCCTCGATCGACCTGCAGGGCCGGTATGCCTATGGCAACCAGCCGCTGGTCCTGGGCTGGAACCTCGCGCGGCTGGCCGAGGCGCTGCTGCCGCTGCTCGACCCCGATCCGCAGCGTGCGGTGACGAAGGCGACCGAGGTGCTGGAGACGGTGGGCGCGCGGTATCGCCGGCACTGGCTGGCGGGCATGCGGGCCAAGCTGGGGCTGGCGGGCGAGGAGCCGGGCGACGGGACGCTGGCCGAGGATCTGCTGGCGGCGATGCAGGCGCAGGGCGCCGACTGGACGCTGACCTTCCGGCGGCTGTCGGATGCGGTGGCCGATGCGGGGATGCTTCGCCCGCTGTTCCGTGACGCCTCGGCGCTCGATGCGTGGCTGCCAAGGTGGCGCGCGCGGCTGGCGCCGGATGCCGCGGAGCGGATGGCGGCGGCGAACCCGCTCTACATCCCGCGCAACCACAAGGTCGAGCAGGCGCTGGCCGCGGCGCTTGCAGGCGACATGGGGCCGTTCGACACCCTGCTGGAGGTGCTGGCCGATCCCTTCACCGAGCGGCCGGGGCTCGAGGCCCATGCGCTGCCGGCGCCCGCAGATTTCGGCTCGCGCTATCGCACCTTCTGCGGAACCTGA
- a CDS encoding cold-shock protein encodes MVEDEKALQVVHGRVKWFDPAKGFGFIVTEDNGADILLHANVLRNYGQSSVADGAGITVKVQSTQRGVQAVEVMQIEPPAGTAFHLSEDSEATSPEEIASRPLEPGRVKWFDKGKGFGFANVFGRPEDVFIHVEVLRMSGFADLAAGEAVALRIIEGRRGRMAVQVVSWEAAARQHQLEG; translated from the coding sequence ATGGTTGAAGACGAAAAGGCTCTGCAGGTCGTGCATGGCCGTGTGAAATGGTTCGATCCGGCAAAAGGCTTCGGGTTCATCGTGACCGAGGACAATGGAGCCGATATCCTGCTTCACGCCAACGTCCTGCGGAACTACGGCCAGAGCTCGGTCGCCGACGGGGCCGGGATCACGGTCAAGGTCCAGAGCACCCAGCGCGGCGTGCAGGCCGTCGAGGTCATGCAGATCGAGCCCCCCGCCGGCACGGCCTTCCATCTGAGCGAGGACAGCGAAGCCACGAGCCCCGAGGAGATCGCCTCGCGCCCGCTCGAGCCCGGTCGCGTCAAGTGGTTCGACAAGGGCAAGGGCTTCGGCTTTGCCAACGTCTTCGGCCGGCCCGAGGATGTCTTCATCCATGTCGAGGTCCTTCGCATGTCGGGCTTTGCCGACCTTGCGGCGGGCGAGGCGGTGGCGCTGCGCATCATCGAGGGGCGGCGCGGGCGCATGGCGGTGCAGGTGGTCTCGTGGGAAGCAGCGGCGCGGCAGCATCAGCTGGAGGGCTGA
- the pdxH gene encoding pyridoxamine 5'-phosphate oxidase: MDRSGIFAGDDPFAIARAWLAEAEPVEPNDANAIALATVDAAGLPNVRMVLLKEIEEAGFVFYTNYGSAKAEEIATAGKAAFVLHWKSLRRQIRVRGLVEREEGSQADAYYASRSLKSRLGAWASQQSRPLASRASLMAEVGKVTARFGTNPPRPAFWGGFRILPLEIEFWADGAFRLHDRFRWRRASPSEDWSIDRLHP, encoded by the coding sequence ATGGACAGGTCTGGCATCTTCGCGGGGGACGACCCCTTCGCCATCGCGCGGGCCTGGCTCGCCGAGGCCGAGCCGGTCGAGCCGAACGACGCCAACGCGATCGCACTGGCGACGGTGGATGCCGCGGGACTGCCCAACGTGCGCATGGTGCTGCTGAAGGAGATCGAGGAGGCGGGCTTCGTCTTCTACACCAACTACGGCTCGGCCAAGGCCGAGGAGATCGCCACCGCGGGCAAGGCCGCGTTCGTGCTGCACTGGAAGTCGCTGCGCCGCCAGATCCGGGTCCGCGGGCTGGTCGAGCGCGAGGAGGGGTCGCAGGCCGACGCCTACTACGCCTCGCGCTCGCTCAAGAGCCGGCTGGGCGCCTGGGCCTCGCAGCAGAGCCGGCCGCTGGCCTCGCGCGCCAGCCTGATGGCCGAGGTCGGCAAGGTCACCGCGCGGTTCGGAACAAACCCGCCGCGTCCCGCGTTCTGGGGTGGTTTCAGGATATTGCCGCTGGAGATCGAGTTCTGGGCCGACGGGGCCTTCCGCCTGCACGACCGCTTCCGGTGGCGTCGGGCAAGCCCCTCGGAGGACTGGAGCATCGACCGTCTGCATCCGTGA
- the gpt gene encoding xanthine phosphoribosyltransferase, translated as MRERLPHEKGFHVSWDQIHRDGRALAWRLDGRGPDNGSWRAVVGITRGGLVPAMIVSRELDIRVVDTISVKSYNHQSQTQPQVIKAPQADLMGDGTGILVVDDLVDSGKTLELVRRLYPKAHFATVYAKPSGKPMVDTYITEVSQDTWIFFPWDMALQYVEPYRGRD; from the coding sequence ATGAGAGAGCGCCTTCCGCACGAGAAAGGCTTCCACGTCAGCTGGGACCAGATCCACCGCGATGGGCGGGCGCTGGCGTGGCGGCTGGACGGCCGTGGCCCCGACAACGGCTCGTGGCGCGCGGTGGTGGGAATCACCCGTGGGGGGCTGGTGCCGGCGATGATCGTCAGCCGCGAGCTCGACATCCGCGTGGTCGATACGATCAGCGTGAAAAGCTACAACCACCAGTCGCAGACCCAGCCGCAGGTCATCAAGGCGCCGCAGGCCGATCTGATGGGCGACGGCACCGGGATTCTTGTCGTCGATGACCTCGTCGACAGCGGCAAGACTCTGGAGCTGGTGCGCAGGCTTTACCCCAAGGCGCATTTCGCCACCGTCTATGCCAAGCCCTCGGGCAAGCCGATGGTGGACACCTACATCACCGAGGTGAGCCAGGACACCTGGATCTTCTTCCCCTGGGACATGGCGCTGCAATACGTCGAGCCGTATCGCGGCCGCGACTGA